A genomic stretch from Solanum stenotomum isolate F172 chromosome 8, ASM1918654v1, whole genome shotgun sequence includes:
- the LOC125873619 gene encoding uncharacterized protein LOC125873619 produces MGEVNWIKKTSSDDHVRKNVATHHKEQDCLGETEKSLHQVVESQNEVPKCSKVTSSPFTIVHMKMKRLKLILAQWSKVTFGDIFKKIATLEDVIKEKEVQPEIAPTEGNKAEFSKVNVDLNRYRKLEEEFWKQKADRRWFKDGDSNTKFFHAYAYGFFQSSRGLKQGDPLSPTLFIIAAEVLSRSLNGLFEDSEFRGFGMPKWSPQINHLYYADDTILFFSG; encoded by the exons ATGGGGGAGGTGAACTGGATAAAGAAGACATCTAGTGATGATCATGTAAGGAAAAATGTAGCAACACATCACAAAGAACAAGATTGTTTGGGGGAAACAGAGAAATCGTTGCATCAGGTTGTTGAAAGTCAAAATGAGGTGCCCAAGTGTTCAAAG GTCACAAGTTCCCCTTTTACCATTGTTCATATGAAAATGAAACGATTGAAGTTGATATTGGCACAATGGAGCAAAGTCACTTTTGGcgacatatttaaaaaaattgcaactttgGAGGATGTGATTAAAGAAAAGGAGGTGCAGCCAGAGATAGCACCTACAGAAGGAAACAAAGCTGAATTCAGTAAAGTGAATGTAGATTTAAATAGATATAGGAAATTGGAAGAGGAGTTTTGGAAGCAAAAAGCCGATAGGAGGTGGTTTAAGGACGGAGACAGTAACACAAAGTTCTTCCATGCATAT GCGTATGGTTTTTTTCAGTCATCAAGGGGGCTGAAGCAGGGAGACCCGCTCTCACCCACTTTGTTTATTATTGCGGCTGAAGTTTTATCGAGAAGCCTAAATGGTTTGTTTGAAGATTCTGAGTTTAGAGGTTTTGGAATGCCAAAGTGGAGTCCACAAATTAATCACCTTTATTATGCTGATGACACTATACTATTCTTCTCAGGGTAG